The proteins below are encoded in one region of Apostichopus japonicus isolate 1M-3 chromosome 22, ASM3797524v1, whole genome shotgun sequence:
- the LOC139963572 gene encoding solute carrier family 35 member G1-like, giving the protein MLNKQEDCTSNEIRPLLVKEMLKHSGLVYMVLVVITNITADAISQCLLETTTVFLVAMMRGLTMVLLIIPVLLFYSISLKDSLSEWKLLSLRGIASTISVLTRVAALCFSPLGNVTAVIAVTPIVTALWSWILLAEAVSINEMGFAVLSAIGVCLIAQPHTTITDYGTYYGTGFAVFSCIFASLGIVLNRKVSQRDIFISPFVQVFYYGAISTCLNLTAFGISIPTLPQFSFPTWQEWLLLIAVGFASLLKQTFLTLALKDNEAIYVSTFTYAMSIVAAFVIQYTFFHDIPTLLTLIGSFLCIFATVGCITMKLYC; this is encoded by the coding sequence ATGTTGAACAAGCAAGAGGACTGCACTAGTAACGAGATAAGGCCTCTTCTTGTGAAGGAAATGCTAAAGCACAGTGGTCTGGTATATATGGTACTCGTTGTCATAACAAACATCACAGCTGATGCGATATCCCAGTGTCTTCTGGAAACCACTACTGTTTTCCTTGTTGCCATGATGAGAGGGTTAACAATGGTTCTCCTTATCATACCCGTTCTATTGTTCTACTCCATCTCTCTTAAGGACTCCCTCTCTGAATGGAAACTACTCTCATTGCGAGGGATCGCCTCTACCATCAGTGTCCTGACTAGGGTGGCCGCCCTCTGTTTCTCACCCCTGGGGAACGTTACTGCGGTCATAGCTGTCACACCGATCGTAACAGCTCTCTGGTCATGGATTCTTTTAGCTGAAGCTGTCTCGATCAACGAGATGGGATTTGCCGTTTTATCCGCCATAGGAGTATGCTTAATAGCTCAACCACATACAACTATAACCGACTACGGCACATACTACGGTACCGGTTTCGCGGTTTTCTCATGTATATTTGCGAGTCTTGGAATCGTCTTAAATCGAAAAGTTAGTCAAAGAGATATATTTATCAGTCCATTTGTGCAAGTATTCTACTACGGAGCTATCTCAACATGTTTGAACTTAACAGCTTTTGGAATTTCCATCCCAACCTTGCCACAGTTTTCTTTCCCTACGTGGCAGGAATGGTTACTGTTAATAGCCGTAGGATTTGCCAGCCTTCTGAAACAAACATTTCTAACGCTGGCCTTGAAGGATAACGAAGCTATCTACGTGTCAACATTTACCTATGCAATGTCCATTGTCGCTGCTTTCGTAATTCAGTATACGTTTTTTCATGATATCCCAACACTATTAACTTTAATAGGGTCATTTTTGTGCATTTTTGCAACGGTAGGATGTATAACTATGAAACTGTATTGTTGA
- the LOC139963573 gene encoding solute carrier family 35 member G1-like produces the protein MSESVKVEDESDDERRPLLTTLRSYCGLCYMCLVVITNVIADSISKKLLKANSVFLVAMMRALTMVLLIIPVLLFYSISLKDSLSEWKLLSLRGITSTISVLTRVSALYFSPLGDVTAVIAVTPILTAFWSWILLAETVSIYEIGFAVLSTIGICLIAQPQALPTIQSNSDIYYGIGLAVFSTVFASLGIVLNRKLSQRNVTISPFVQVFYYGAISTVFNFTALGSSIPILRSFSFPCWEEWLLLVATGLVNLLKQIFLTIALKEDKALYVSTFVYSTSIVLAYLVQFTLFNDAPTLLSILGALLTISSTIGFVFTRLRSND, from the coding sequence ATGTCCGAGAGTGTGAAAGTTGAAGACGAAAGTGATGATGAACGGCGCCCTCTGCTTACGACACTGCGAAGTTATTGCGGTTTGTGTTACATGTGCCTAGTAGTCATAACAAACGTTATAGCTGATTCAATATCCAAGAAACTCCTTAAAGCCAATTCTGTTTTCCTTGTTGCGATGATGAGGGCGTTAACAATGGTTCTCCTTATCATACCCGTTCTATTGTTCTACTCCATCTCTCTTAAGGACTCCCTCTCTGAATGGAAACTACTCTCATTGCGAGGGATCACCTCTACCATCAGTGTTCTGACTAGGGTGTCCGCCCTCTATTTCTCACCCCTGGGGGACGTTACTGCGGTCATAGCTGTCACACCGATTTTAACAGCTTTCTGGTCATGGATTCTTCTAGCAGAAACTGTCTCTATTTACGAGATTGGATTTGCCGTTTTATCTACGATAGGAATATGTTTAATAGCTCAACCGCAGGCTCTACCAACGATACAATCAAACAGCGATATATACTACGGTATCGGTTTAGCGGTTTTCTCCACGGTGTTTGCTAGTCTTGGAATTGTCCTCAATCGTAAACTTAGTCAACGAAATGTTACTATCAGTCCGTTTGTTCAAGTATTCTACTACGGCGccatttcaactgttttcaacttCACAGCTCTGGGTAGCTCCATTCCAATCTTAAGGTCCTTCTCCTTCCCTTGTTGGGAGGAGTGGCTACTATTAGTCGCGACAGGATTGGTAAATCTtctaaaacaaatttttttaacAATAGCTTTAAAGGAAGACAAAGCACTATATGTGTCAACATTTGTTTATTCAACATCCATTGTTTTGGCGTATCTAGTTCAGTTTACACTGTTCAATGACGCACCCACTCTTTTATCAATACTGGGGGCATTGTTGACTATTTCGTCTACGATCGGGTTTGTGTTCACGAGGCTACGATCAAACGACTGA